ACCTCGCGCTCGCGCGCGGTGAGCGAATCGAACAGCCCGCGCAAGCCCACCAGCTGCTCGTCGTGCTTGCGCCGGACCCGGTCCTTCTCGATCGCCGCCGCCACGGCGTCCAGCATGTCCTGGTCGCGGAACGGCTTGGAGAGAAAATCGATGGCGCCCGCCTTCATGGCGCGCACCGACATCGGGATGTCGCCATGCCCCGTCATGAAGACGATCGGCAGGCGGATATTGAGCTTCGCGAGATCGCCCTGAAGATCGAGGCCGCTGACGCCGGGCAGCCTCACGTCGAGCACCAGGCAGCCGGGCGCATTGGGCAGCGCGGCCTCCAGAAGCTCCGCGGCCGATCCGAACACTTCGGTCTGAAGGCCGACCGTGCGGAAAAGCCGTTTCAGGGAGTCGCGAAACGGGCGGTCGTCCTCGACGATGAAGACGACCGGTTCGTCGCTGGCGGCCTCGGTCTGCGTCGTCACGGATGCGCCCCCCGGTAAGGCGGCAGGGCGAACTGCAAGGTCGCGCCGCGGCCCGCATTGTTCGTCGCCCACAATCTGCCGCCATGACTTTCGATGATCGTGCGGCAGATGGCCAGCCCCATCCCCATGCCGTTCGGCTTGGTGGTGAAGAAGGCGTCGAACATCTGCCTGGTGTCCTCGTCCCTGAGCCCGGGCCCGCGGTCGACGATCTCGACGGCGGCCTCGCCGGACTCGTCCTGCCGCGAGCGGATCACCACCTCGCGGATATCGTCCGCGACGGGGGCCATGGCTTCCATGCCGTTGACGATCAGATTGATCAGAACCTGCTGCAGCTCGATGCGGTCTCCCCAG
Above is a window of Rhizomicrobium sp. DNA encoding:
- a CDS encoding response regulator transcription factor — protein: MTTQTEAASDEPVVFIVEDDRPFRDSLKRLFRTVGLQTEVFGSAAELLEAALPNAPGCLVLDVRLPGVSGLDLQGDLAKLNIRLPIVFMTGHGDIPMSVRAMKAGAIDFLSKPFRDQDMLDAVAAAIEKDRVRRKHDEQLVGLRGLFDSLTAREREVMAFVTAGLMNKQVAHELGLSEITVKIHRGSVMKKMGAKSLADLVKMAEALGISRPKP